One Cellulosimicrobium protaetiae genomic region harbors:
- a CDS encoding glutamate decarboxylase — protein MTDEQHVLRPTYTRAGVRAVAPRFTMPDAEMEPTSAYQVVHDEVMLDGNSRLNLATFVATWMGDEADRLYAEVYDKNMVDKDEYPRTAAVEENCWRILASLWNVPDVKACIGTSTIGSSEACMLGGLALKRRWQLARRAAGRPADRPNLVMSSAVQVCWEKFCNYFEVEARYVPITEEHPCLDASDLEKYVDENTIGVVAIMGVTYTGMYEPVKEIAAALDALQERTGHDVPIHVDGASGAMIAPFLQPEVEWDFRLERVHSISTSGHKYGLVYPGVGWVVWRTLDALPEELIFRVSYLGGDMPTLALNFSRPGAQVLLQYYQFLRLGREGYTAIQQECQDVAKYLAHGIEDIGAFDLWNDGSDIPVFAWRLKPGHTENWDLYHLSDRLRMKGWLVPAYPMPDDLADLTVQRIVVRNGVSRDLADDLLEDIRVETEWLDGLTSPMPAEGKRSGFHH, from the coding sequence ATGACCGACGAGCAGCACGTCCTCCGACCGACCTACACCCGGGCGGGTGTCCGGGCGGTCGCCCCGCGGTTCACGATGCCGGACGCCGAGATGGAGCCGACGTCCGCGTACCAGGTCGTCCACGACGAGGTGATGCTCGACGGCAACTCGCGCCTCAACCTCGCGACGTTCGTCGCGACGTGGATGGGCGACGAGGCCGACCGGCTCTACGCCGAGGTCTACGACAAGAACATGGTCGACAAGGACGAGTACCCGCGCACCGCGGCGGTCGAGGAGAACTGCTGGCGCATCCTCGCGTCGCTGTGGAACGTGCCTGACGTGAAGGCGTGCATCGGCACCTCGACCATCGGGTCGTCCGAGGCGTGCATGCTCGGGGGCCTCGCGCTCAAGCGGCGGTGGCAGCTCGCGCGCCGCGCGGCGGGCAGGCCGGCCGACCGGCCGAACCTCGTCATGAGCTCGGCCGTGCAGGTGTGCTGGGAGAAGTTCTGCAACTACTTCGAGGTCGAGGCGCGCTACGTGCCCATCACCGAGGAGCACCCGTGCCTCGACGCCAGCGACCTGGAGAAGTACGTCGACGAGAACACGATCGGCGTCGTCGCGATCATGGGTGTCACGTACACGGGCATGTACGAGCCGGTGAAGGAGATCGCCGCGGCGCTCGACGCGCTCCAGGAGCGCACCGGCCACGACGTCCCGATCCACGTCGACGGCGCGTCCGGCGCCATGATCGCGCCGTTCCTCCAGCCGGAGGTCGAGTGGGACTTCCGCCTGGAGCGCGTCCACTCGATCAGCACGTCGGGCCACAAGTACGGGCTCGTGTACCCCGGGGTCGGCTGGGTCGTGTGGCGCACGCTCGACGCCCTGCCCGAGGAGCTGATCTTCCGGGTGAGCTACCTCGGTGGGGACATGCCGACGCTCGCGCTCAACTTCTCCCGGCCGGGCGCCCAGGTGCTGCTGCAGTACTACCAGTTCCTGCGGCTGGGCCGGGAGGGCTACACCGCGATCCAGCAGGAGTGCCAGGACGTCGCGAAGTACCTCGCGCACGGCATCGAGGACATCGGCGCGTTCGACCTGTGGAACGACGGGTCCGACATCCCGGTGTTCGCGTGGCGCCTCAAGCCCGGACACACCGAGAACTGGGACCTGTACCACCTCTCGGACCGGCTGCGCATGAAGGGCTGGCTGGTCCCGGCCTACCCCATGCCCGACGACCTCGCGGACCTCACCGTCCAGCGGATCGTCGTGCGCAACGGGGTGAGCCGGGACCTCGCCGACGACCTGCTGGAGGACATCCGGGTCGAGACGGAGTGGCTCGACGGCCTCACGTCCCCCATGCCCGCCGAGGGCAAGCGCTCGGGCTTCCACCACTGA
- a CDS encoding DUF6325 family protein, giving the protein MTQGTDDRLADELGDLQESGPIDFLVIELPTDRATGDKAFPHLVDLVDRGIIRVLDLVVVRREDDGSVVGLGLEELDDGSTELAVFAGARSGLLDGDDLDEAASAVEPGTTAVVLVYENVWAAPFATALRRNGAQLVASGRIPVQALLASLDATEPVD; this is encoded by the coding sequence ATGACGCAAGGGACCGACGACCGGCTCGCGGACGAGCTCGGTGACCTCCAGGAGAGCGGACCGATCGACTTCCTGGTCATCGAGCTGCCGACCGACCGAGCGACGGGCGACAAGGCCTTCCCGCACCTCGTCGACCTCGTGGACCGCGGGATCATCCGGGTGCTCGACCTCGTGGTCGTGCGCCGCGAGGACGACGGCAGCGTCGTCGGCCTGGGTCTCGAGGAGCTCGACGACGGGTCGACCGAGCTCGCCGTGTTCGCGGGCGCCCGGTCGGGCCTGCTCGACGGCGACGACCTCGACGAGGCGGCGAGCGCCGTCGAGCCCGGCACGACCGCGGTCGTGCTGGTCTACGAGAACGTCTGGGCGGCGCCGTTCGCGACCGCCCTGCGCCGCAACGGCGCCCAGCTCGTCGCGAGCGGGCGCATCCCGGTCCAGGCGCTGCTCGCGTCCCTGGACGCCACCGAGCCGGTCGACTGA
- a CDS encoding SHOCT domain-containing protein — MPGLLRGVARTAVVAGTATAVSNRVSRRQAGRWAAQEAPEPAPQYAPPPQQYAAPQPTYSPPPAPAPAAPDMDARIAQLTQLGALRDQGVLSPEEFEAQKARILAG, encoded by the coding sequence GTGCCAGGACTGCTCCGCGGCGTCGCCCGCACCGCCGTCGTCGCCGGAACCGCGACCGCCGTGTCCAACCGCGTGTCCCGCCGCCAGGCGGGGCGCTGGGCCGCACAGGAGGCTCCGGAGCCGGCGCCGCAGTACGCCCCGCCCCCCCAGCAGTACGCGGCCCCGCAGCCGACCTACTCGCCGCCCCCGGCGCCCGCTCCCGCGGCGCCGGACATGGACGCGCGCATCGCGCAGCTCACGCAGCTCGGCGCGCTGCGCGACCAGGGGGTGCTCAGCCCCGAGGAGTTCGAGGCACAGAAGGCGCGCATCCTCGCCGGCTGA